One Hippoglossus hippoglossus isolate fHipHip1 chromosome 5, fHipHip1.pri, whole genome shotgun sequence genomic window carries:
- the LOC117761703 gene encoding trypsin-like, translating into MMNFIMCSCVVLLDLMAVHSHVLMQGRIVGGYTAAPNSIRYIVSLQSSRGQHFCGGSLVHRYWVLTAAHCNIGTEHMMIVAGDYIVNNFEGYEQYAKPHRLVTHPLYNRSTNNADIMLIKLRAPMVLNKYVSLVPLPRQGTGVVEGRVCRVSGWGYNRLGEGQARFILRTVRVPIISTARCNSSESFNGNITANMICAGYRTGGRDACKGDSGGPLVCGGRVYGVVSWGNGCGDAKFPGVYTVVSKFRRWIDKTIYGSYIRCPKY; encoded by the exons ATGATGAACttcatcatgtgttcatgtgttgtCCTGCTGGACCTCATGGCAGTCCACA GCCATGTGCTCATGCAGGGCCGTATCGTAGGTGGTTACACCGCTGCACCAAACTCCATCAGATACATTGTGTCACTGCAGAGCTCCAGGGGCCAACACTTCTGCGGTGGATCATTGGTTCACAGGTACTGGGTGCTGACAGCAGCACACTGTAACATCGG GACAGAACACATGATGATTGTGGCCGGCGACTACATAGTGAATAACTTTGAGGGTTATGAGCAGTATGCTAAACCCCACAGGCTGGTCACCCACCCCCTCTACAACAGGAGCACTAACAACGCTGACATCATGCTCATTAAG TTGCGGGCCCCCATGGTGCTGAACAAATATGTGTCGCTGGTGCCTCTTCCCAGGCAGGGGACGGGTGTAGTTGAAGGCCGGGTGTGTCGGGTGTCTGGGTGGGGCTACAACAGGCTGGGCGAAGGCCAGGCCCGTTTCATCCTGAGGACGGTCAGAGTGCCCATTATTTCAACTGCAAGATGTAACAGCAGTGAGTCATTTAATGGAAATATCACAGCAAACATGATCTGTGCTGGCTACAGGACTGGAGGAAGAGATGCATGCAAG GGTGACTCCGGCGGCCCGCTGGTGTGCGGGGGGCGTGTCTACGGTGTGGTCTCCTGGGGCAACGGCTGCGGGGATGCTAAGTTCCCGGGAGTCTACACGGTGGTGTCCAAATTTCGCCGGTGGATCGATAAAACCATCTATGGATCCTACATCCGCTGCCCCAAATATTAA